Proteins encoded in a region of the Geobacillus genomosp. 3 genome:
- a CDS encoding carbohydrate kinase family protein — translation MRRAVSIVCIGGANVDRKARLLAPFQLGTSHPVATTQTAGGVARNVAENLGRLGHTVSLVSAVGDDHDGQWLIDATGPYVDVRHIVRTAKANTGTYTAVLDERGEMVVALADMAVYDTVGDEWMKQRWSELSPVSAVVLDTNFPSDAIRWTIEQCHRERLPLCVVTVSVPKVKRLPPCLHGVTWLVTNEAESIALAGTGGDSVTEAMEALIRSGVENVVVTRGANGVAYATEQGERGTLAAPNVTVTDATGAGDAFAAGFLYGVLGGFSVEDACRFGMSNAALTLQTAETVNRALNERTLHATYEQYFHQGGTKQ, via the coding sequence ATGCGACGAGCGGTCTCGATCGTCTGCATCGGTGGGGCGAATGTCGACCGGAAAGCGCGGTTGCTTGCGCCGTTTCAGCTTGGCACGTCCCATCCTGTCGCCACGACGCAAACGGCAGGCGGGGTGGCGAGAAACGTGGCGGAAAACTTAGGGCGTCTTGGCCATACTGTTTCGCTCGTCAGCGCCGTCGGGGATGACCACGACGGACAGTGGCTTATCGACGCAACGGGCCCGTATGTGGATGTACGGCACATCGTGCGAACGGCAAAAGCGAACACCGGGACGTATACAGCGGTGCTTGATGAACGCGGTGAAATGGTCGTCGCCTTGGCGGATATGGCGGTTTATGATACAGTGGGAGACGAATGGATGAAGCAGCGGTGGTCCGAACTCAGTCCCGTCTCGGCCGTCGTGCTCGATACGAATTTTCCAAGTGACGCCATTCGATGGACGATCGAACAGTGCCACAGGGAGCGCCTCCCGCTTTGTGTCGTGACCGTGTCGGTTCCAAAAGTCAAGCGGCTCCCGCCCTGTCTGCATGGGGTGACATGGCTTGTGACGAATGAAGCGGAAAGTATAGCGCTTGCCGGAACCGGGGGGGACAGCGTGACCGAAGCCATGGAAGCGCTCATTCGTTCTGGTGTTGAAAACGTCGTCGTCACGCGCGGCGCAAACGGCGTCGCGTATGCCACCGAGCAAGGGGAAAGAGGGACGCTCGCGGCGCCCAACGTAACGGTCACCGACGCCACCGGAGCGGGAGACGCTTTTGCGGCTGGATTTTTGTACGGTGTCCTCGGCGGCTTTTCGGTTGAAGACGCTTGCCGCTTCGGAATGAGCAATGCAGCGCTCACACTGCAAACAGCCGAAACGGTCAATCGCGCATTGAATGAACGAACATTGCATGCCACGTATGAACAATATTTCCACCAAGGAGGAACAAAACAATGA
- a CDS encoding zinc ribbon domain-containing protein: protein MKACFGGGQAFLGRIFRCDACGLEMDRDRNASINLSRYPA from the coding sequence GTGAAAGCCTGTTTCGGGGGTGGACAGGCTTTTTTAGGGAGGATATTTCGATGTGATGCTTGTGGACTTGAAATGGACAGAGATCGAAACGCCAGCATCAATCTTTCGAGATATCCTGCATAG
- the hutI gene encoding imidazolonepropionase has protein sequence MRPLFVRRARQLVTLAGSSAAPLVKEKMSDLAIMENGSVWIEHGTIAAVGPDDELARQFADRLAEAEVIDAKGKTVTPGLVDPHTHLVYAGSREHEWTMRLGGATYMEIMNAGGGIHATTNATRQASEEALYDESKRRLDQFLLHGVTTVEAKSGYGLSLEHELKQLETAKQLDDTHPVDVVSTFLGAHAVPPEWKHTPDEYVRLIIDEMIPEVSRRGLAEFNDVFCERGVFTPNEARRILEAGKAYGLTPKIHADEIEPYGGAELAAEVGAISADHLLRASDEGIRRMAERGVIGVLLPGTAFFLMTQAADARRLIDAGVPVALATDCNPGSSPTVSLPLVMSLACLHMGMTPAEAIAAATINAAHAIGRAHLVGSLEPGKKADLVIFQVPNYVQVMYYYGINHIETVIKNGKVVVKEGKVRI, from the coding sequence ATGCGCCCGCTTTTTGTCCGCCGCGCCCGCCAGCTCGTCACGCTGGCGGGAAGCTCCGCGGCCCCGCTCGTCAAGGAGAAGATGAGCGACCTTGCCATCATGGAAAACGGCAGCGTCTGGATCGAACATGGCACGATCGCGGCGGTCGGCCCAGACGATGAACTGGCCCGCCAGTTTGCCGACCGGCTCGCCGAGGCCGAAGTCATTGATGCCAAAGGCAAAACGGTGACGCCCGGGCTTGTCGATCCGCACACCCATCTCGTGTACGCCGGCAGCCGCGAACACGAATGGACGATGCGCCTCGGCGGGGCGACGTACATGGAGATCATGAACGCCGGCGGCGGCATCCATGCGACGACAAACGCGACGCGCCAAGCGTCAGAAGAAGCGCTGTATGACGAAAGCAAGCGGAGGCTCGACCAGTTTTTGCTTCATGGCGTCACAACGGTCGAGGCGAAAAGCGGCTACGGTTTAAGCCTGGAGCACGAACTGAAGCAGCTCGAGACCGCCAAACAGCTCGATGACACGCATCCGGTCGATGTCGTGTCCACTTTCCTTGGCGCCCACGCTGTTCCGCCGGAATGGAAGCATACCCCGGACGAATACGTCCGCCTCATCATCGACGAAATGATTCCCGAAGTGAGCCGGCGGGGGCTCGCCGAGTTCAACGACGTCTTTTGCGAGCGCGGCGTCTTCACTCCCAACGAGGCGCGCCGCATTTTGGAAGCCGGAAAAGCGTACGGTTTGACGCCGAAAATTCACGCCGATGAAATCGAACCGTACGGCGGGGCGGAACTGGCCGCCGAAGTCGGCGCCATCTCCGCCGACCACTTGCTTCGCGCATCGGACGAGGGAATCCGCCGCATGGCCGAGCGCGGCGTCATCGGCGTTCTCTTGCCGGGCACGGCGTTTTTCCTCATGACCCAAGCCGCCGACGCCCGCCGCTTGATCGACGCCGGCGTTCCCGTCGCTTTGGCGACCGACTGCAACCCTGGTTCGTCGCCGACCGTCTCGCTGCCGCTTGTCATGAGCCTGGCCTGCTTGCATATGGGCATGACCCCCGCGGAAGCCATCGCCGCCGCCACGATCAACGCCGCCCACGCCATCGGCCGCGCCCATCTCGTCGGCAGCCTCGAGCCGGGGAAGAAGGCGGATTTGGTTATATTCCAAGTGCCGAACTATGTGCAGGTGATGTACTATTACGGGATCAACCATATCGAGACGGTGATCAAAAATGGGAAGGTGGTGGTGAAGGAAGGGAAGGTGCGCATCTAA
- a CDS encoding YeeE/YedE family protein: MEMTAQQRGVGEKQAAGAPKHPTTWIIAVSCLVLIGGTLFLYSQVSWQQALLYVLGAFGGFVLYQAHFGFTSAWRKFILYRQGEGIRAQMIMMAVASALFLPLLVKGSIFGHAVAGNVHDVGLAVMIGAFIFGIGMQLGDGCASGTLYHIGGGDANGIVTLIGFIAGSVIATTHFDVWTNMPHVDPISLLAQFGAFGGFVLQLVLLAVVYYVVTVMEKRRHGQLIAAPLENRHGWKVIYKGPWSLLVGALLLAVMNVLVLMVKGSPWGITSAFALWGAKFVQLFGVDPTAWAYWQDEAKRQALANPLYYDKTTVMDISLMFGALLAAALAGRYTKPVQWKRPTRMTVGALIGGLMMGYGARLAFGCNIGAYFSGIASFSVHGWVWFVFAFLGSLIGVKLRPYCAYKN, encoded by the coding sequence ATGGAAATGACTGCGCAGCAACGCGGCGTTGGCGAGAAGCAGGCGGCAGGCGCTCCGAAACATCCGACCACGTGGATCATTGCCGTCTCCTGTCTCGTCTTGATCGGTGGCACGTTGTTCTTATATAGCCAAGTCTCTTGGCAACAGGCGCTTTTGTACGTGTTGGGGGCGTTTGGCGGATTTGTGTTGTACCAGGCGCACTTCGGCTTTACGTCCGCATGGCGAAAGTTTATTCTCTACCGCCAAGGAGAAGGCATCCGGGCGCAGATGATCATGATGGCGGTGGCCAGCGCGCTGTTTTTGCCGCTGCTCGTCAAAGGATCGATTTTCGGCCATGCCGTTGCCGGCAATGTGCATGATGTCGGCCTTGCGGTGATGATCGGTGCGTTTATTTTTGGCATCGGCATGCAGCTTGGTGACGGCTGCGCGTCCGGGACGCTGTACCATATTGGCGGCGGCGATGCGAACGGCATTGTGACGCTCATCGGCTTCATCGCCGGATCGGTGATTGCCACCACTCATTTTGATGTGTGGACGAATATGCCGCACGTTGACCCGATTTCACTCCTTGCCCAGTTTGGCGCATTCGGTGGGTTCGTGCTGCAGCTTGTTTTACTGGCGGTCGTTTACTATGTGGTGACAGTGATGGAAAAGCGGCGTCATGGCCAACTCATTGCCGCGCCGCTGGAGAATCGTCATGGGTGGAAAGTCATTTATAAAGGACCATGGTCGCTGCTTGTCGGTGCTTTGTTGCTTGCGGTGATGAACGTGCTCGTGTTGATGGTGAAAGGGTCGCCATGGGGCATTACATCCGCCTTCGCTCTTTGGGGAGCGAAATTCGTGCAGCTGTTCGGCGTTGACCCGACCGCTTGGGCGTATTGGCAAGATGAAGCGAAGCGGCAGGCGCTTGCCAACCCGCTCTACTACGATAAAACAACGGTCATGGACATTAGCTTAATGTTCGGCGCCTTATTGGCGGCGGCGCTCGCGGGTCGCTACACAAAGCCGGTTCAATGGAAGCGGCCGACGCGTATGACGGTCGGCGCGCTTATCGGCGGGCTGATGATGGGATATGGCGCCCGGTTGGCCTTTGGCTGCAATATCGGCGCGTATTTTAGCGGGATCGCTTCGTTCAGCGTCCATGGCTGGGTCTGGTTCGTCTTTGCCTTCCTTGGCAGCCTGATCGGCGTCAAACTGCGTCCGTATTGTGCGTACAAAAACTAA
- a CDS encoding YjiH family protein, whose amino-acid sequence MKSDTNMAPSVPTPTPASGAWKFFVFSAIGIFVFFVPVSIGGTSSILLDHIVTWIRTQFSALVPYYALIVIALGAIYPFYTKTWNKDAVTAVFSILKVLGLIVAIMLVFQVGPSWLFRSDMGPFLYDKLVISVGLLVPIGSVFLAMLVGYGLLEFVGVWMQPIMRPIWKTPGRSAIDAVASFVGSYSIGLLITNKVFKEGKYTVKEAAIIATGFSTVSVTFMVVVAKTLGLMSIWNTYFWVTFLVTFAVTALTARLWPLNRMSDEYCDGKGDPEQKVTGNYMKQAWSEAMKAVGQSKGIGTNIWENLRDGFIMTMGILPSIMSVGLIGLLLAEYTPLFDWLGYLFYPFTLLLQIPEPLLAAKASAIEIAEMFLPALLVTEAPLVTKFIIAVVSVSAILFFSAVIPCIISTEIPLSLPRLLVIWFERTVLTLILTAPLAHWLL is encoded by the coding sequence ATGAAATCGGATACAAATATGGCGCCATCCGTGCCGACACCAACACCGGCAAGCGGCGCATGGAAGTTTTTCGTCTTTAGCGCCATCGGGATTTTTGTGTTTTTTGTTCCAGTGTCGATTGGCGGCACATCGTCCATTTTGCTTGACCACATTGTAACGTGGATTCGCACACAGTTTTCGGCACTTGTTCCGTATTATGCGTTGATTGTGATCGCGTTAGGGGCGATTTACCCCTTTTATACGAAAACATGGAATAAAGATGCAGTGACAGCGGTTTTTTCAATATTGAAAGTTCTTGGATTGATCGTGGCGATCATGTTGGTGTTTCAGGTCGGTCCTTCATGGCTGTTCCGATCGGATATGGGGCCGTTTTTGTACGATAAGCTCGTTATTTCCGTCGGCCTCCTTGTGCCGATTGGCTCCGTTTTTCTCGCCATGCTGGTTGGTTACGGGCTGCTCGAATTTGTCGGCGTCTGGATGCAGCCCATCATGCGGCCGATTTGGAAAACGCCGGGCCGTTCGGCGATTGACGCCGTCGCATCCTTTGTCGGCAGCTACTCGATCGGTTTGTTGATCACCAACAAGGTGTTCAAAGAAGGAAAATATACGGTGAAAGAGGCGGCCATCATCGCCACCGGCTTTTCCACCGTGTCGGTGACGTTTATGGTTGTTGTCGCCAAAACATTAGGGTTGATGTCGATCTGGAACACGTATTTTTGGGTGACGTTCCTTGTCACGTTTGCCGTCACGGCGCTCACCGCCCGACTTTGGCCGCTGAACCGCATGAGCGATGAGTATTGCGATGGAAAAGGGGATCCTGAACAAAAAGTGACGGGCAACTACATGAAACAAGCTTGGTCCGAGGCAATGAAAGCGGTAGGGCAGTCAAAAGGAATCGGGACGAACATATGGGAAAACTTGCGCGATGGTTTCATCATGACGATGGGCATTTTGCCGTCGATTATGTCAGTCGGACTCATCGGACTGCTGCTCGCTGAATATACGCCGCTGTTTGACTGGTTGGGCTACCTGTTCTATCCATTCACCCTTTTGTTGCAAATCCCTGAACCGCTGTTGGCCGCCAAAGCATCCGCTATTGAAATCGCCGAAATGTTTTTGCCAGCCTTGCTCGTCACTGAAGCTCCGCTTGTCACGAAATTCATCATCGCTGTCGTCTCGGTATCGGCCATTTTGTTTTTCTCGGCTGTTATCCCATGCATTATATCAACCGAAATTCCGCTCAGCCTGCCGCGGCTTCTTGTCATCTGGTTCGAGCGGACGGTATTGACGCTCATCCTCACCGCCCCGCTTGCGCACTGGCTGCTTTGA
- the hutU gene encoding urocanate hydratase, translating into MAEKRTVRPLAGTARQAKGWIQEAALRMLNNNLHPDVAERPDELIVYGGIGKAARNWECYEAIVDTLLRLENDETLLIQSGKPVAVFRTHPDAPRVLIANSNLVPAWATWDHFHELDKKGLIMYGQMTAGSWIYIGSQGIVQGTYETFAEVARQHFGGTLAGTITLTAGLGGMGGAQPLAVTMNGGVCLAIEVDPARIQRRLDTKYLDTMTDSLEAALAMAKRAKEEKKALSIGLVGNAAEVLPRLVEMGFVPDVLTDQTSAHDPLNGYIPAGLTLEEAAELRARDPKQYIARAKQSIAAHVRAMLAMQRQGAVTFDYGNNIRQVAKDEGVEDAFSFPGFVPAYIRPLFCEGKGPFRWVALSGDPEDIYKTDEVILREFRDNERLCHWIRMAQTRIKFQGLPARICWLGYGERAKFGKIINDMVAKGELKAPIVIGRDHLDSGSVASPNRETEGMKDGSDAIADWPILNALVNAVGGASWVSVHHGGGVGMGYSIHAGMVIVADGTKEAEKRLERVLTTDPGLGVVRHADAGYELAIRTAKEKGIDMPMLK; encoded by the coding sequence ATGGCAGAGAAACGGACGGTGCGCCCGCTTGCGGGCACAGCCCGGCAGGCGAAAGGGTGGATTCAAGAAGCGGCGCTGCGCATGCTAAACAACAACTTGCACCCCGATGTCGCCGAGCGGCCGGATGAATTGATTGTGTACGGCGGCATCGGCAAGGCGGCGCGCAACTGGGAATGTTACGAAGCGATTGTGGATACCCTTCTTCGTTTGGAAAACGACGAGACGCTGCTCATCCAATCCGGCAAGCCGGTGGCGGTGTTTCGCACCCATCCGGACGCGCCGCGCGTGCTGATCGCCAACTCCAACCTCGTGCCGGCATGGGCGACGTGGGACCATTTCCATGAGCTTGACAAAAAGGGGCTGATCATGTACGGACAAATGACGGCCGGAAGCTGGATTTACATCGGCAGCCAAGGAATCGTCCAAGGGACGTATGAAACGTTTGCCGAAGTGGCGCGCCAACATTTCGGCGGCACGTTGGCCGGAACGATCACCTTAACCGCCGGCCTTGGCGGCATGGGCGGGGCGCAGCCGCTTGCCGTGACGATGAACGGCGGCGTCTGCCTCGCCATTGAAGTCGATCCGGCCCGCATTCAGCGCCGCCTTGATACGAAATACCTCGACACGATGACCGATAGCTTGGAAGCGGCACTTGCGATGGCAAAACGAGCGAAGGAAGAGAAAAAAGCGCTGTCAATCGGCCTTGTCGGCAATGCAGCTGAAGTGCTGCCGCGTCTCGTCGAAATGGGCTTTGTTCCGGACGTCCTGACCGACCAGACGTCCGCCCACGATCCGTTAAACGGCTACATTCCCGCCGGGTTGACGCTTGAGGAAGCGGCTGAACTAAGGGCGCGCGACCCGAAACAGTACATCGCCCGGGCGAAACAGTCGATCGCCGCCCATGTGCGGGCGATGCTCGCAATGCAAAGGCAAGGGGCGGTGACGTTTGACTACGGCAACAACATCCGCCAGGTGGCGAAAGACGAAGGAGTCGAGGACGCTTTCTCGTTTCCGGGCTTTGTGCCGGCCTACATCCGCCCGCTCTTTTGCGAAGGAAAAGGGCCGTTCCGTTGGGTGGCGCTCTCCGGCGATCCGGAAGACATTTACAAAACCGATGAAGTCATTTTGCGCGAATTCCGCGACAATGAGCGCCTTTGCCATTGGATTCGCATGGCGCAAACACGCATCAAATTTCAAGGGCTGCCGGCGCGCATTTGTTGGCTCGGCTATGGCGAGCGGGCGAAATTCGGCAAAATCATCAACGACATGGTGGCCAAAGGCGAGCTGAAAGCGCCGATCGTCATCGGCCGCGATCATTTGGATTCCGGCTCCGTCGCTTCGCCGAACCGGGAGACGGAAGGAATGAAAGACGGAAGCGACGCCATCGCCGACTGGCCGATTTTAAACGCGCTCGTGAATGCCGTCGGCGGCGCGAGCTGGGTGTCGGTCCATCACGGCGGCGGCGTCGGCATGGGCTATTCGATTCACGCCGGCATGGTCATTGTCGCCGACGGGACGAAAGAGGCGGAAAAACGGCTGGAACGGGTGCTGACGACCGATCCGGGGTTGGGTGTCGTCCGCCACGCCGACGCCGGCTATGAGCTTGCCATTCGGACGGCGAAAGAAAAAGGCATCGATATGCCGATGCTGAAGTAG
- the mscL gene encoding large conductance mechanosensitive channel protein MscL — MWNEFKKFAVRGNVVDLAVGVIIGGAFGKIVSSLVNDIIMPLVGLLLGGIDFSGLSWKVGEAEVKYGAFLQTVVDFLIIAFSIFLFVKLINTLYERVKKQEEVKETAPTLTKEEELLTEIRDLLK; from the coding sequence ATGTGGAACGAGTTTAAAAAATTCGCCGTCCGCGGCAATGTCGTCGATTTGGCGGTCGGGGTCATTATCGGCGGAGCGTTTGGCAAAATCGTCTCTTCGCTCGTCAATGACATCATCATGCCGCTTGTCGGCTTGCTTTTGGGCGGGATTGATTTCAGCGGCCTGTCGTGGAAAGTCGGTGAGGCGGAAGTGAAATACGGGGCGTTTCTGCAAACGGTTGTTGACTTTTTGATCATCGCGTTTTCGATTTTTCTGTTTGTCAAACTGATCAATACACTGTATGAACGGGTGAAAAAGCAGGAAGAAGTCAAAGAAACCGCGCCGACGCTGACGAAGGAGGAGGAACTGCTCACCGAGATTCGCGATTTGTTAAAGTAG